A genomic segment from Aegilops tauschii subsp. strangulata cultivar AL8/78 chromosome 1, Aet v6.0, whole genome shotgun sequence encodes:
- the LOC109759737 gene encoding cysteine-rich receptor-like protein kinase 2 isoform X1, producing MHRMACLPLLPALVLALASALAPSAVADPQAILLNLGCSQYNATPTAAFLVALNSTFAKLRANLSAGGFATASEPRAAAPAFALAQCRPYVTGRDCVACFDAAAARIRASCGAANGGRAILDGCVIRYESAAFFDQSTLPGNTQLCNGSAVAGGGFDGAVRALIGDLAAAVPRAPRLAAAAAGAGVYAMAQCVETVGAGGCAQCLQVASRNIGGCSPNSDGRAVDAGCFMKYSDKRFFPANATVDLAAYLRSGKSRGKGAIIGGILGGVAFLLLLGLLALLWIRRSRKLQKPRRGDILGATELQGPTSFYYHDLKVATNNFSEKNKLGEGGFGDVFKGLLKNGKTVAVKRLTVMQTSRAKADFESEVKLISNVHHRNLVRLLGCSRKGSECLLVYEYMANNSLDKFLFGERRGTLNWKQRFNIIVGMARGLAYLHEEFHVCIIHRDIKSSNVLLDDDFQPKIADFGLARLLPDDHSHLSTKFAGTLGYTAPEYAIHGQLSEKVDTYSFGVVILEIISGRKSNDTRLEPETQYLLESAWKLYENENLISLVDELLNREEYKPEEVKKIIEIALLCTQSAVASRPTMSEVVVLLLSRNSSELKPTRPTFIDSTSRVRGETSSSSSSSASRATVSISQFSAR from the exons ATGCACCGCATGGCTTGCCTCCCGCTGCTGCCGGCTCTAGTGCTGGCACTCGCCTCCGCGCTGGCCCCGTCCGCCGTCGCCGACCCGCAGGCCATCCTGCTCAACCTGGGGTGCAGCCAGTACAACGCCACGCCCACGGCCGCCTTCCTCGTCGCCCTCAATTCCACCTTCGCCAAGCTCCGCGCCAACCTCTCCGCCGGGGGCTTCGCCACGGCCTCGGAgccgcgcgccgccgcgccggcgTTCGCGCTGGCGCAGTGCCGCCCGTACGTCACAGGGAGGGACTGCGTCGCTTGCTTCGACGCCGCCGCGGCGCGCATCCGCGCCTCCTGCGGCGCCGCCAACGGCGGGCGCGCCATCCTCGACGGCTGCGTCATACGGTACGAGAGCGCGGCTTTCTTCGACCAGTCCACGCTCCCCGGCAACACGCAGCTCTGCAATGGCTCCGCCGTGGCAGGCGGCGGCTTCGACGGCGCGGTGCGAGCGCTGATCGGCGACCTCGCGGCCGCGGTGCCGCGCGCCCCGAGGCTTGCCGCGGCCGCCGCGGGGGCCGGCGTGTACGCGATGGCGCAGTGCGTGGAGACGGTCGGGGCGGGGGGCTGCGCGCAGTGCCTGCAGGTGGCTTCTAGGAACATTGGCGGCTGCTCGCCCAATTCCGACGGCCGCGCCGTGGACGCCGGATGCTTCATGAAGTACTCTGATAAGCGGTTCTTCCCAGCTAATGCCACCGTAGACCTGGCGGCATACTTGCGCTCTG GAAAATCAAGAGGGAAGGGAGCCATCATAGGAGGAATTTTGGGAGGTGTAGCCTTCCTGTTGCTTCTAGGGTTACTAGCTTTGTTGTGGATCCGTCGTTCTAGGAAGCTGCAGAAGCCTCGGAGAG GTGATATACTTGGAGCAACGGAACTACAAGGTCCAACCAGTTTTTACTATCATGATCTTAAGGTTGCAACCAATAATTTCAGTGAGAAAAATAAACTTGGAGAAGGTGGTTTTGGAGATGTATTTAAG GGTTTGCTGAAAAATGGGAAAACTGTTGCAGTAAAAAGATTGACAGTAATGCAAACCAGCAGGGCCAAAGCAGATTTTGAAAGTGAGGTGAAGTTGATTAGCAATGTTCATCACCGAAATCTTGTAAGGCTTCTTGGTTGTTCTCGCAAGGGTTCCGAATGCCTGCTTGTTTATGAATATATGGCAAACAATAGCCTTGACAAGTTCCTCTTCG GTGAGAGACGTGGAACACTTAACTGGAAGCAACGATTTAACATCATTGTTGGCATGGCTCGTGGCCTTGCATATCTTCATGAAGAGTTCCATGTGTGTATCATACACCGTGATATTAAATCTAGCAATGTTCTTCTTGATGATGACTTTCAGCCTAAGATTGCTGATTTTGGTTTGGCAAGGCTCCTACCTGATGATCATAGCCATCTCAGCACTAAATTTGCAGGAACACT GGGTTACACTGCTCCTGAGTACGCAATCCATGGCCAACTATCAGAGAAGGTTGACACATACAGCTTTGGCGTAGTCATTCTGGAAATAATAAGTGGTCGGAAGAGCAATGATACAAGGCTGGAGCCTGAAACACAGTACCTACTTGAATCG GCATGGAAGTTATATGAAAATGAGAACTTGATTAGCTTGGTGGACGAATTGTTGAATCGTGAAGAATACAAGCCAGAAGAGGTAAAGAAAATAATAGAGATAGCACTTCTGTGCACTCAATCAGCGGTTGCTTCAAGGCCAACGATGTCAGAGGTGGTTGTGTTGTTGTTGTCTAGAAATTCTTCAGAATTAAAGCCCACAAGGCCCACATTTATTGATTCAACAAGTAGAGTGCGAGGTGAAACATCCTCCTCAAGTTCATCCTCTGCATCCAGGGCCACTGTCTCTATTTCACAGTTTTCAGCCAGGTAA
- the LOC109759737 gene encoding cysteine-rich receptor-like protein kinase 2 isoform X2 produces the protein MHRMACLPLLPALVLALASALAPSAVADPQAILLNLGCSQYNATPTAAFLVALNSTFAKLRANLSAGGFATASEPRAAAPAFALAQCRPYVTGRDCVACFDAAAARIRASCGAANGGRAILDGCVIRYESAAFFDQSTLPGNTQLCNGSAVAGGGFDGAVRALIGDLAAAVPRAPRLAAAAAGAGVYAMAQCVETVGAGGCAQCLQVASRNIGGCSPNSDGRAVDAGCFMKYSDKRFFPANATVDLAAYLRSGKSRGKGAIIGGILGGVAFLLLLGLLALLWIRRSRKLQKPRRGDILGATELQGPTSFYYHDLKVATNNFSEKNKLGEGGFGDVFKGLLKNGKTVAVKRLTVMQTSRAKADFESEVKLISNVHHRNLVRLLGCSRKGSECLLVYEYMANNSLDKFLFGERRGTLNWKQRFNIIVGMARGLAYLHEEFHVCIIHRDIKSSNVLLDDDFQPKIADFGLARLLPDDHSHLSTKFAGTLGYTAPEYAIHGQLSEKVDTYSFGVVILEIISGRKSNDTRLEPETQYLLESAWKLYENENLISLVDELLNREEYKPEEVKKIIEIALLCTQSAVASRPTMSEVVVLLLSRNSSELKPTRPTFIDSTSRVRGETSSSSSSSASRATVSISQFSAR, from the exons ATGCACCGCATGGCTTGCCTCCCGCTGCTGCCGGCTCTAGTGCTGGCACTCGCCTCCGCGCTGGCCCCGTCCGCCGTCGCCGACCCGCAGGCCATCCTGCTCAACCTGGGGTGCAGCCAGTACAACGCCACGCCCACGGCCGCCTTCCTCGTCGCCCTCAATTCCACCTTCGCCAAGCTCCGCGCCAACCTCTCCGCCGGGGGCTTCGCCACGGCCTCGGAgccgcgcgccgccgcgccggcgTTCGCGCTGGCGCAGTGCCGCCCGTACGTCACAGGGAGGGACTGCGTCGCTTGCTTCGACGCCGCCGCGGCGCGCATCCGCGCCTCCTGCGGCGCCGCCAACGGCGGGCGCGCCATCCTCGACGGCTGCGTCATACGGTACGAGAGCGCGGCTTTCTTCGACCAGTCCACGCTCCCCGGCAACACGCAGCTCTGCAATGGCTCCGCCGTGGCAGGCGGCGGCTTCGACGGCGCGGTGCGAGCGCTGATCGGCGACCTCGCGGCCGCGGTGCCGCGCGCCCCGAGGCTTGCCGCGGCCGCCGCGGGGGCCGGCGTGTACGCGATGGCGCAGTGCGTGGAGACGGTCGGGGCGGGGGGCTGCGCGCAGTGCCTGCAGGTGGCTTCTAGGAACATTGGCGGCTGCTCGCCCAATTCCGACGGCCGCGCCGTGGACGCCGGATGCTTCATGAAGTACTCTGATAAGCGGTTCTTCCCAGCTAATGCCACCGTAGACCTGGCGGCATACTTGCGCTCTG GAAAATCAAGAGGGAAGGGAGCCATCATAGGAGGAATTTTGGGAGGTGTAGCCTTCCTGTTGCTTCTAGGGTTACTAGCTTTGTTGTGGATCCGTCGTTCTAGGAAGCTGCAGAAGCCTCGGAGAG GTGATATACTTGGAGCAACGGAACTACAAGGTCCAACCAGTTTTTACTATCATGATCTTAAGGTTGCAACCAATAATTTCAGTGAGAAAAATAAACTTGGAGAAGGTGGTTTTGGAGATGTATTTAAG GGTTTGCTGAAAAATGGGAAAACTGTTGCAGTAAAAAGATTGACAGTAATGCAAACCAGCAGGGCCAAAGCAGATTTTGAAAGTGAGGTGAAGTTGATTAGCAATGTTCATCACCGAAATCTTGTAAGGCTTCTTGGTTGTTCTCGCAAGGGTTCCGAATGCCTGCTTGTTTATGAATATATGGCAAACAATAGCCTTGACAAGTTCCTCTTCG GTGAGAGACGTGGAACACTTAACTGGAAGCAACGATTTAACATCATTGTTGGCATGGCTCGTGGCCTTGCATATCTTCATGAAGAGTTCCATGTGTGTATCATACACCGTGATATTAAATCTAGCAATGTTCTTCTTGATGATGACTTTCAGCCTAAGATTGCTGATTTTGGTTTGGCAAGGCTCCTACCTGATGATCATAGCCATCTCAGCACTAAATTTGCAGGAACACT GGGTTACACTGCTCCTGAGTACGCAATCCATGGCCAACTATCAGAGAAGGTTGACACATACAGCTTTGGCGTAGTCATTCTGGAAATAATAAGTGGTCGGAAGAGCAATGATACAAGGCTGGAGCCTGAAACACAGTACCTACTTGAATCG GCATGGAAGTTATATGAAAATGAGAACTTGATTAGCTTGGTGGACGAATTGTTGAATCGTGAAGAATACAAGCCAGAAGAGGTAAAGAAAATAATAGAGATAGCACTTCTGTGCACTCAATCAGCGGTTGCTTCAAGGCCAACGATGTCAGAGGTGGTTGTGTTGTTGTTGTCTAGAAATTCTTCAGAATTAAAGCCCACAAGGCCCACATTTATTGATTCAACAAGTAGAGTGCGAGGTGAAACATCCTCCTCAAGTTCATCCTCTGCATCCAGGGCCACTGTCTCTATTTCACAGTTTTCAGCCAG ATAA